Proteins from one Bos javanicus breed banteng chromosome 27, ARS-OSU_banteng_1.0, whole genome shotgun sequence genomic window:
- the HELT gene encoding hairy and enhancer of split-related protein HELT produces the protein MWSGSGGSVACQRPAGGVRRGEGLVCQRQPHTCRDVRTNKAGFSGQRHPKRTNLCSQRTPVSHKVIEKRRRDRINRCLNELGKTVPMALAKQSSGKLEKAEILEMTVQYLRALHSADFPRGREKAELLAEFANYFHYGYHECMKNLVHYLTTVERMETKDTKYARILAFLQSKARLGTEPAFQPLGSLPEPDFSYQLHPAGPEFAGHSPGEASVFPQGAAPGPFAWPHGASRSPALPYLPSAPVPLPSPAPQHSAFLAPGQGLDRHYLNLIGHAHPTALNLHAPQHPPVL, from the exons ATGTGGTCAGGCAGTGGGGGGAGCGTCGCGTGCCAAAGACCGGCGGGAGGGGTGAGGCGAGGCGAGGGCCTCGTGTGCCAGCGGCAGCCCCACACCTGCCGGGATGTCCGGACAAATAAAGCGGG ATTCTCTGGGCAAAGACATCCTAAACGGACAAACCTCTGTTCTCAGAGAACCCCCGTTTCCCACAAAGTGATAGAAAAGCGGAGAAGAGACCGGATTAACCGCTGTTTGAACGAGCTGGGCAAGACGGTGCCCATGGCCCTGGCGAAGCAG AGTTCCgggaagctggagaaggcagagATCCTCGAGATGACCGTGCAGTACCTGAGAGCCCTGCACTCCGCCGATTTTCCCCGGGGAAGGGAAAAAG CAGAGTTGCTAGCAGAGTTTGCCAACTACTTCCACTATGGCTACCACGAGTGCATGAAGAACCTAGTGCATTACCTCACCACCGTGGAGCGGATGGAGACGAAAGACACCAAGTACGCGCGCATCCTcgccttcttgcagtccaaggcccGCTTGGGCACCGAGCCCGCCTTCCAGCCACTGGGTTCGCTCCCCGAGCCGGATTTCTCTTACCAGCTGCACCCAGCGGGGCCCGAATTCGCGGGCCACAGCCCGGGTGAGGCGTCCGTGTTCCCGCAGGGCGCGGCGCCGGGACCCTTCGCCTGGCCGCACGGCGCGTCCCGCAGCCCCGCGCTGCCCTACCTGCCCAGCGCGCCCGTGCCGCTCCCGAGCCCCGCGCCGCAGCACAGCGCCTTCCTGGCGCCCGGGCAGGGCCTGGACCGCCACTACCTGAACCTCATCGGCCACGCGCACCCCACCGCCCTAAACCTGCACGCGCCCCAGCACCCCCCGGTGCTCTGA